From one Papilio machaon chromosome 16, ilPapMach1.1, whole genome shotgun sequence genomic stretch:
- the LOC106715820 gene encoding translation elongation factor 2 yields the protein MVNFTVDEIRGMMDKKRNIRNMSVIAHVDHGKSTLTDSLVSKAGIIANARAGETRFTDTRKDEQDRCITIKSTAISMYFELEEKDLVFITNTDQTEKGEKGFLINLIDSPGHVDFSSEVTAALRVTDGALVVVDCVSGVCVQTETVLRQAIAERIKPILFMNKMDRALLELQLESEELYQTFQRIVENVNVIIATYNDDGGPMGEVRVDPSKGSVGFGSGLHGWAFTLKQFAEMYADKFKIDLVKLMNRLWGENFFNAKTKKWSKQKDNDNKRSFCMYVLDPIYKVFDAIMNFRKEEIDGLLKKLGVTLKHEDSDKDGKALLKVVMRSWLPAGEALLQMIAIHLPSPVVAQKYRMEMLYEGPQDDEAAIGIKNCDPEAPLMMYVSKMVPTSDKGRFYAFGRVFSGRVVTGQKGRIMGPNYQPGKKEDLYEKTIQRTILMMGRYTEAIEDVPCGNICGLVGVDQFLVKTGTITTFKNAHNMKVMKFSVSPVVRVAVEPKNPADLPKLVEGLKRLAKSDPMVQCINEESGEYIVAGAGELHLEICLKDLEEDHACIPIKKSDPVVSYRETVNEESDQMCLSKSPNKHNRLFMKAQPMPDGLPEDIDEGRVNPRDDFKTRARYLGEKYQYDVTEARKIWCFGPEDTGPNILVDCSKGVQYLNEIKDSVVAGFQWATKEGVMAEENLRGVRFNIYDVTLHTDAIHRGGGQIIPTTRRCLYACLLTAKPRIMEPVYLCEIQCPEVAVGGIYGVLNRRRGHVFEESQVAGTPMFVVKAYLPVNESFGFTADLRSNTGGQAFPQCVFDHWQVLPGDPCEPGSKPYVVVQDTRKRKGLKEGLPDLNQYLDKL from the exons GTGAATTTTACGGTAGACGAGATCAGAGGGATGATGGACAAGAAGCGGAACATCCGCAACATGTCCGTCATCGCCCACGTAGACCACGGCAAGTCGACACTGACGGACTCTCTGGTGTCTAAAGCCGGTATTATTGCGAACGCCAGGGCCGGCGAGACAAGGTTCACCGACACCCGCAAAGATGAACAGGACAGATGTATCACCATCAAATCCAC tGCCATCTCTATGTACTTTGAACTTGAAGAGAAGGATCTGGTCTTCATCACAAACACTGACCAGACAGAGAAGGGAGAAAAGGGTTTCTTGATTAACCTGATTGACTCACCTGGACACGTTGACTTCTCTTCGGAAGTAACTGCCGCTCTTCGTGTAACTGATGGAGCCCTGGTGGTTGTTGACTGTGTTTCCG GTGTGTGCGTGCAAACTGAGACGGTGCTGCGTCAGGCGATCGCTGAACGCATCAAGCCCATTCTCTTCATGAACAAGATGGACCGTGCCCTGCTTGAGTTGCAGCTTGAATCTGAAGAGCTCTACCAGACATTCCAGCGTATTGTTGAAAACGTCAACGTTATCATCGCCACCTACAACGATGATGGTGGTCCCATGG GTGAGGTGCGTGTAGACCCCAGCAAAGGCTCTGTAGGCTTTGGATCCGGCCTCCACGGCTGGGCCTTCACCCTCAAGCAGTTCGCTGAAATGTACGCCGACAAGTTCAAGATCGACCTTGTCAAGCTTATGAACAG aCTATGGGGAGAAAACTTCTTCAATGCCAAGACCAAGAAGTGGTCCAAGCAAAAGGACAATGACAACAAGCGTTCATTCTGCATGTATGTGCTTGACCCCATCTACAAGGTGTTCGACGCCATCATGAACTTCCGTAAGGAAGAAATCGACGGCCTCCTCAAGAAGCTCGGTGTCACCCTCAAGCATGAGGACTCTGACAAGGATGGGAAGGCTCTGCTTAAG GTTGTAATGAGGAGTTGGTTGCCGGCGGGTGAAGCTCTGCTTCAGATGATTGCCATCCACCTGCCCTCGCCTGTGGTGGCCCAGAAATACCGTATGGAGATGTTGTACGAAGGTCCTCAGGACGATGAAGCTGCTATTGGTATCAAG AACTGTGACCCTGAAGCACCTCTGATGATGTACGTGAGCAAAATGGTACCGACCTCGGATAAGGGTCGTTTCTACGCATTCGGTCGTGTGTTCTCCGGCCGTGTGGTCACCGGACAGAAGGGCCGCATCATGGGACCTAACTACCAGCCCGGCAAGAAAGAG GATCTGTACGAGAAGACCATCCAGCGTACAATTCTGATGATGGGTCGTTACACGGAGGCGATCGAGGATGTACCATGCGGTAACATTTGCGGTCTGGTCGGTGTCGATCAGTTCCTGGTCAAGACCGGTACCATTACCACCTTTAAGAACGCGCACAACATGAAG GTCATGAAGTTCAGTGTATCGCCTGTGGTGCGTGTTGCCGTCGAGCCCAAGAACCCCGCGGATCTGCCCAAGCTGGTTGAAGGTCTGAAGCGTCTGGCCAAGTCAGACCCTATGGTGCAATGTATCAACGAGGAGTCTGGCGAGTACATTGTTGCCGGTGCCGGAGAGTTGCATCTTGAAATCTGTCTTAAG GATTTGGAAGAAGACCACGCGTGCATTCCCATCAAGAAGTCTGACCCTGTGGTGTCGTACCGTGAGACTGTGAACGAGGAGTCTGACCAGATGTGTCTGTCCAAGTCTCCCAACAAGCACAACCGTCTGTTCATGAAGGCCCAGCCCATGCCTGACGGTCTGCCCGAGGATATTGACGAG GGCCGCGTGAACCCACGTGATGACTTCAAGACCCGTGCTCGTTACCTGGGCGAGAAATACCAGTACGATGTGACTGAGGCACGTAAGATCTGGTGCTTCGGCCCCGAGGACACGGGCCCCAACATCCTGGTCGACTGCTCCAAGGGAGTGCAGTACCTCAATGAAATCAAGGACTCTGTGGTGGCCGGCTTCCAGTGGGCCACCAAGGAGGGTGTCATGGCGGAGGAGAACCTGCGAGGTGTTCGCTTCAACATTTACGACGTTACCCTGCACACGGACGCTATCCATAG AGGTGGCGGCCAGATCATTCCAACGACCAGGAGATGTCTGTACGCGTGTCTGCTGACCGCCAAGCCCAGGATCATGGAGCCTGTCTACCTTTGCGAGATTCAG TGTCCCGAGGTGGCTGTGGGTGGTATCTACGGCGTGCTGAACAGGCGTCGTGGACACGTGTTCGAGGAGTCGCAGGTAGCGGGCACGCCCATGTTCGTGGTGAAGGCGTACTTGCCCGTCAACGAGTCGTTCGGCTTCACCGCCGACCTGCGCTCCAACACTGGTGGTCAGGCCTTCCCGCAGTGCGTCTTCGACCACTGGCAAGTGTTGCCTGGAGACCCGTGTGAGCCTGGCAGCAAACCTTACGTCGTCGTACAG GACACGAGGAAAAGGAAAGGGTTGAAGGAGGGTCTGCCCGATCTAAATCAATACCTGGACAAGTTGTAA